In bacterium, a genomic segment contains:
- the bamD gene encoding outer membrane protein assembly factor BamD has product MVIKKSNIILLTILIFSVNAFAYWEWTPKSRKWINPKYAVKSTPKEQFEWAEELKADGNLEKAINEHRKLLKHFSDSEYAPESCFMLGELYTQRGDTKKALNYYERLTKNYPGSARVLDAVKAQLDMAEKKVGKTSFRLLRFKEKDKAEVIAGILEEYPYIKEADEKSIQLGKFYIEMKEYVKAKNVLLNLIDKTLNLSIREEAHYLLVCSEYRAVPSKTKSVEGLQKVKVRADAFIASYSDSKYLQEVLDIRNNLLNIEAKKYFDIASYYERVGKTKSADYYYKIVAEKYPDTDYGKISSEKVGPVN; this is encoded by the coding sequence ATGGTGATAAAAAAAAGTAATATAATTTTACTTACAATTTTAATTTTTTCTGTGAATGCTTTTGCTTATTGGGAATGGACTCCAAAAAGTAGAAAGTGGATCAACCCAAAATATGCAGTTAAAAGTACTCCCAAAGAACAATTTGAGTGGGCAGAAGAATTGAAAGCTGATGGAAACCTTGAAAAGGCAATAAATGAGCATAGAAAACTTTTGAAACATTTTTCTGATTCAGAATATGCTCCAGAATCTTGTTTTATGCTTGGTGAGTTGTACACACAACGTGGTGATACCAAAAAAGCTTTAAATTATTACGAAAGATTAACAAAAAACTATCCAGGTTCAGCAAGAGTTTTGGATGCTGTGAAAGCACAGTTAGATATGGCTGAAAAAAAAGTTGGTAAAACCTCTTTTCGTCTTTTAAGATTTAAGGAGAAAGATAAAGCCGAAGTTATAGCCGGAATATTAGAGGAGTATCCTTATATAAAAGAGGCAGATGAAAAATCTATTCAACTTGGGAAATTTTATATTGAAATGAAAGAGTATGTTAAAGCAAAAAACGTTTTACTTAATCTTATAGATAAAACTCTGAATCTATCAATAAGGGAAGAAGCCCACTACTTGCTTGTATGCTCTGAATATAGGGCTGTACCTTCAAAAACGAAAAGTGTTGAAGGTTTACAGAAAGTTAAAGTTAGAGCAGATGCTTTTATTGCTTCTTATAGTGATAGCAAGTATTTACAAGAGGTTTTAGATATAAGAAACAACCTATTAAATATTGAGGCAAAAAAATATTTTGATATAGCCTCCTATTATGAAAGAGTAGGAAAAACAAAATCTGCAGATTACTATTACAAAATAGTGGCTGAAAAATATCCGGATACTGATTATGGTAAGATTTCTTCTGAAAAGGTTGGTCCTGTCAATTAG